The genomic segment GGCGTCGTGCGCCGTCACCAGCTTGCGGCGCTCGGCGGGGATGCTGGCCAGCGTCTGCTTGGCGTAGGCATCCAGCTCGGCGAGCTGCTGTTTGTAGGCGGCGGCGTTGGCGTCGAAGGTCGCCGCGCCGCCGGGGTCGATCTGCCTGAGGCCAGCCGCCACATTGTCGACCACGCCCTGCATCAGCGTGGGGTCGAACCACACGTGCGGGTCGGTCTCGCCGCCCTCCTCGAAGGCGCTGCCGATGGTGCTGAGCGCGAGACCCTTGGTGGTGTCGAAGATCGGGCGCTCGCCGCCAGCGTTGGCCACCAGCTCGTCGATCCATCCCTCTAGCCCCGCGCCGTTCTTGAACACCGCCTGCGATGCCGCGATCTGCTTGGCGTGCTCGGGGGTCGGCTCGAACTCGTGGGGGTCGCCGTTGCGCGGCACCAGGCCGACCACGGCGATGCGCTCGCCGCCGATCACGGCCAGCACATCCTCAAGCTGGGTGGTGGTGGCGACCACGGTGGGCTTGGCGGCTGTCGGAGCAGCCGTGGAAGCGCCGCAGGCGGACAGGGCCAGCAGCGCAAGCGCCGTCAGCGCGGCGCGGGTGATTCGGGCGTAGGACATAGGAGATCTTCTTTCTACACTTGGCTCTACCAAGCGTAGATGGTACCCCCGCGCCGCACCGTGCGCTGTGCCAGATCGCACCAGAGGGGATGTGCTTTTTCGCACCAAAAAGCCCCACGCCAGCTCAATCTGGCATGGGGCTTTTTGGTCATGATGAATATTTATCCGTGTGCTTGTACCGCAAATCAAGCGTAAAACGCTGGTTATGGGTTTAATACGAGCCAGTACCTGCCATCTATAAGCTCGCGCACGCTATCCAAGTGGCCAGCATGCGTTGCAGTTTCGGTCATGACATGCAGAATGACCTCACGAACCGTTTCCAGCCGCCACGTTCCAAAAAGTTGATTCGGCCACCAAGCCGGTGCAGCGTCCAGAGGGGTTGCAGAGATAATTATGTTGGCGCGCTCAATCGCTTGCTGGTAGGCATCGAAGATTGCCTTGCTGGGCACATCGGCCCCAACCTGCCATGCGTTGGCACCAGGGGTCAGCTGATCAATCACATGTGCATCACCAGCAATAACGGCACCAAACCAAAACCGCTCTACGTCGATGGTAAGGTGCTGTATCAGCCCAAGGCATGTCCATCCCGATGGCAGCATTGGTTGTCGTAGTGCTCGATCATCAAGACCGTCGAGTATACCCAATGCGTGATGCCGCTGAGCATTGAGATAGTCAAGCAGCGCCGCGTGCTCTACACTCGATTTCAGCTGTGATATGTCCATGCTGTCCCCCTTGAGAAGATTCCGCGTCAATAGAGGCGTCCTGACCTTGCCTTGAGGTGAAAACATATGTTCTTATTATAGCACCATTCATGGAATGTGTAACGTTCTTGCCGAAAACAATCAGTTGTGTGAGAAAGTAGGGGGAATAGACCGACGCAGCGGGGCAGACTTCAGCGATATGTGGTGCGCTAAGAGCCAGCGGTAGGGCTATAGCGCACCACATCAGCTACTTGACTATAGTGGGTACAAAAGAAACGCAGCAAATGAGCTATATGCAGGATACCCCAACGTTTTACCTATGTCATTTTTAAACACACAATCAGAGAAATCTCCTGCGTATGTTCTTCTTGGTATCTTAGATTTTTGGTGGCAACCCATTCTGCCGATCAAGAACGGATAGCCCCTAATCTGCCGCCGCATCCAGCGCGCGCCTGTGGCGGTGGGTGTGGCCCATGTGCTCCCAGCGGCGCAGGATGTGGCGCTCGCCGTCGCCCGCGCCCGCCGAGGCCAGCTCGCCGCGCTGCCGCATGTCGCTCAGCAGCCGCGTCACCGTCGAGCGGGTCGCGCCCACCGCCGAGGCCAGCTGGGCGTGGGTGACGCGCACATCCACCAGCGTGCCCTGCGGGTGCGCCCTGCCAAACTGCTCGGCCAGCACCGAGAGCACGCCCAGGATGCGCTGGTCGAGATGCTGGCGGGCCTGCATCGCGCCCCAGCCCTCCAGGCTGCGGATGCGCTCGCGCAGCAGCTCGGGGAAGTCCGGGGTCGAGGCGGCATCTTCCCATCGGCGGCTGAACACCATCGTATTTGTGTGGGCATAGAGCTGAAGGCAGCAGGCGTCGTCGGGGTGGCCCACCAGCAGCTGCCCAGGCCCGGCTAGGCCCATCAGCACCTCGCTGCCATCGCTGTGCAGCATACACTGGGCGACCACGCCATCTAGCACCTCGGCCACCTCATCATCGCCCAGGTCGATAGGCTCGCCTCGGCGGTAGCTGCGGCGCTGGCCGTGGCGGTGCGGCATGTGTGCAGGTGCGGGCTGGCCGCAGGCCATCTGGACGCACTGGATCAGAACCTCGCCGCGCAGGGCGGCGGGCAGCACCATCCTGGCCCCCGCCGCGTAGGCCGCCAGCATCAGCGCGGGGTCGTCGGCGGTGTTCCAGCCGATCCAGGGAATGCCGCGCCCCGCGAGCGCGTGACCCATGCGCGGTAGCGCGGCGGCCTCATCCAGCGCCAGCAGCACC from the Chloroflexia bacterium SDU3-3 genome contains:
- a CDS encoding DinB family protein is translated as MDISQLKSSVEHAALLDYLNAQRHHALGILDGLDDRALRQPMLPSGWTCLGLIQHLTIDVERFWFGAVIAGDAHVIDQLTPGANAWQVGADVPSKAIFDAYQQAIERANIIISATPLDAAPAWWPNQLFGTWRLETVREVILHVMTETATHAGHLDSVRELIDGRYWLVLNP
- a CDS encoding Crp/Fnr family transcriptional regulator, with the protein product MADLLIVGRELPDYETLQAIHREGYRLRIEPSVLASVCGGDAVVLLALDEAAALPRMGHALAGRGIPWIGWNTADDPALMLAAYAAGARMVLPAALRGEVLIQCVQMACGQPAPAHMPHRHGQRRSYRRGEPIDLGDDEVAEVLDGVVAQCMLHSDGSEVLMGLAGPGQLLVGHPDDACCLQLYAHTNTMVFSRRWEDAASTPDFPELLRERIRSLEGWGAMQARQHLDQRILGVLSVLAEQFGRAHPQGTLVDVRVTHAQLASAVGATRSTVTRLLSDMRQRGELASAGAGDGERHILRRWEHMGHTHRHRRALDAAAD